One Nostoc punctiforme PCC 73102 DNA window includes the following coding sequences:
- the petJ gene encoding cytochrome c6 PetJ, with protein sequence MRILLLILMIAIALFKLTFISPALAAETSNGAKIFEANCASCHIGGGNILISQKTLKKEALSKYLENYNSDSIEAIIHQVQNGKNAMPAFKGKLSAEEILDVAAYVFQNAEQGW encoded by the coding sequence TTGAGAATACTTTTATTAATCTTAATGATAGCGATCGCTCTATTCAAATTGACATTCATTAGTCCAGCACTAGCTGCCGAAACATCCAACGGTGCTAAAATTTTCGAGGCTAACTGCGCTTCTTGCCATATAGGTGGCGGTAATATCCTTATTAGCCAGAAAACCTTGAAAAAGGAAGCATTGTCAAAATACCTAGAAAATTATAATAGTGACTCAATCGAGGCGATTATCCACCAAGTGCAAAATGGTAAAAATGCTATGCCTGCCTTTAAAGGAAAGTTAAGTGCTGAAGAGATCCTGGATGTAGCTGCTTACGTTTTTCAGAATGCAGAACAAGGCTGGTAA